A region from the Nodosilinea sp. FACHB-141 genome encodes:
- a CDS encoding serine/threonine-protein kinase, protein MSLCINPNCRQPNHPDNGGSPTCMACGSALVLQGRYRVMRLISSDSGFGRVYEAYERNVPKILKVLKEGYNTNDKVVELFRREAQVLSQLNHPGVPRIEPEGYFLYYPANGGEPSHCLLMEKIEGPNLKQWMVQQGNHPISEKQAMLWLTQLTDVLDLVHQHNYFHRDIKPENIMLRPSGQLVLVDFGAAREMTQTYMANLGDSGITTVSSAGYTPPEQEQGQAVPQSDFYALGRTLIYLMTAKLPNDPAIYNSRTNAFAWRSAAPQISAPLADLIDNLIAPAAAYRPQNTEAILERLAQVRSRQVSGLPRSTNNTSAPTWPLTTLNPHEAQTLPEPSRSFLPPWLDQRPWLLAGLTGLALAVPLGWYALSRGALPLALSDSRVTAPALQNLTVSPVAILTGHENDIYDLLLLRDGKTLISASADSTVRMWDLEDNTLRHTLTHANVVQAIATTVDQTTLISTGDDRAIRFWSLPDGQPLGQLDNAHGTPIRALEVSRNGRTLVSADSEGSIKLWPLTDATGSLNLSGMSAAGPSHTLQADGTLNDLLFTRDNTMLISGGKSLQLWDWASLRDGATGAASLPTTLEGHTSFVNRIEITDDDQTLVSASADQNVLLWDMATKSQSAALEGHQGYVNTLRLEGPQLWSADADKTILVWDLQQKAPIQRITGFETDIWRFAVQPNGQIITIGGTQPYIRLWSLDQPPEP, encoded by the coding sequence ATGAGTCTTTGTATCAACCCAAATTGCCGTCAGCCTAACCATCCCGATAATGGGGGCAGTCCTACCTGCATGGCCTGTGGGTCGGCTTTAGTGCTCCAGGGTCGCTACCGGGTGATGCGGCTAATTAGCAGCGACAGCGGCTTTGGCCGCGTGTATGAAGCTTACGAGCGCAACGTCCCCAAAATTCTCAAGGTGCTCAAAGAGGGCTACAACACCAACGACAAAGTGGTGGAGCTGTTTCGCCGCGAGGCCCAGGTGCTGAGCCAGCTCAACCATCCGGGGGTGCCTCGGATTGAGCCTGAGGGCTATTTCCTCTACTACCCAGCCAATGGTGGCGAGCCTTCTCACTGTCTGTTGATGGAGAAGATCGAAGGTCCCAACCTGAAGCAGTGGATGGTGCAGCAGGGCAACCACCCAATCAGTGAAAAGCAGGCCATGCTGTGGCTCACCCAGCTGACCGATGTGCTCGATCTGGTGCATCAGCACAACTATTTTCACCGCGACATCAAGCCCGAAAACATTATGCTGCGCCCCTCGGGGCAGCTGGTGCTGGTTGACTTTGGGGCGGCCCGCGAGATGACCCAAACCTACATGGCTAACCTGGGCGATAGCGGCATTACGACTGTGAGTTCGGCGGGCTACACGCCCCCCGAGCAGGAGCAGGGCCAGGCGGTGCCCCAGTCTGACTTTTATGCCTTGGGTCGCACGCTCATCTATTTAATGACGGCCAAGTTGCCCAACGACCCAGCGATCTACAACTCGCGTACCAATGCGTTTGCGTGGCGGTCGGCAGCGCCGCAGATTTCTGCCCCTCTGGCCGATTTGATTGACAATCTAATCGCTCCGGCGGCCGCCTATCGCCCCCAAAACACCGAGGCAATTTTAGAACGTCTGGCCCAGGTGCGATCGCGCCAAGTCTCTGGCCTGCCTCGCTCGACTAACAACACCTCGGCACCGACCTGGCCCCTAACGACCCTCAACCCCCACGAGGCCCAGACTCTCCCTGAACCTTCGCGCAGCTTTTTGCCCCCCTGGTTAGACCAACGCCCCTGGCTGCTGGCCGGTCTCACGGGGCTAGCTCTGGCGGTGCCCTTAGGCTGGTACGCGCTGAGCCGAGGGGCACTACCCTTGGCCTTGAGTGACTCTCGGGTGACAGCACCGGCTCTCCAGAATTTGACCGTCAGCCCGGTGGCGATCCTGACTGGACACGAGAATGATATTTACGATCTATTGCTGCTACGAGACGGCAAAACGCTGATCTCTGCCAGTGCTGACAGCACGGTTCGAATGTGGGATTTGGAGGACAACACCCTGCGTCACACCCTGACTCATGCCAATGTGGTTCAGGCGATCGCCACCACCGTTGACCAGACAACCTTAATTAGCACCGGGGACGATCGCGCCATTCGCTTTTGGTCGCTGCCCGATGGCCAACCCCTAGGACAGCTTGACAATGCCCACGGCACACCCATCCGCGCTTTGGAGGTCAGTCGCAATGGCCGCACGCTGGTGAGTGCTGACAGCGAGGGGAGCATCAAACTGTGGCCTTTGACCGACGCCACCGGCTCCCTAAACCTATCGGGCATGTCGGCAGCTGGTCCTAGCCACACTCTTCAGGCCGATGGCACCTTAAACGATCTGTTGTTCACCCGCGATAACACCATGCTGATCAGCGGCGGCAAAAGCCTCCAGCTTTGGGATTGGGCCAGTTTAAGGGATGGCGCCACGGGCGCGGCTAGTTTGCCCACCACCCTGGAAGGGCATACCAGCTTTGTCAACCGCATTGAAATTACCGACGATGATCAAACCCTAGTGAGTGCCTCAGCCGATCAAAATGTGCTGCTTTGGGATATGGCTACAAAGTCCCAAAGCGCAGCGTTGGAAGGTCACCAAGGTTACGTCAACACCTTGCGTTTAGAGGGGCCTCAGCTCTGGAGCGCTGACGCTGACAAAACGATTTTGGTGTGGGATTTGCAGCAAAAGGCTCCGATTCAACGGATTACCGGCTTTGAAACCGATATCTGGCGCTTTGCGGTGCAGCCCAACGGCCAAATTATTACCATTGGTGGCACCCAGCCCTACATTCGACTCTGGAGTCTGGATCAGCCCCCAGAGCCCTAG
- a CDS encoding cyanophycinase, which translates to MSPVKHHAILAIGGAEDKVHGKEILHTFFERSGGTAACIGIIPCASRDPVAISGRYQEIFAEMGAPKTVVMDIRDRAQGEDPTWETIVEPCTGVFITGGDQVRLCGLLADTPLINLVRQRAQLGEITLGGTSAGAAVMGHHMIAGGGSGESPNRSLVDMAIGLGFVPEVIVDQHFHNRNRMARLMSAMAMQPNRLGLGIDEDTCALFESDGSFRVIGKGVIAVVDPSDMTHTNEPDITASDPLSIHGLRLHLLAHGDRFDVNHRKVLTVAKS; encoded by the coding sequence ATGTCTCCCGTCAAGCACCATGCGATTCTGGCCATTGGTGGCGCAGAAGATAAAGTTCACGGCAAAGAGATTTTGCACACCTTTTTCGAGCGGTCTGGGGGGACGGCGGCCTGCATTGGTATCATTCCCTGCGCTTCACGGGATCCGGTAGCAATTTCAGGTCGCTATCAAGAGATTTTTGCCGAGATGGGCGCTCCCAAGACGGTGGTGATGGATATTCGCGATCGCGCCCAGGGGGAAGACCCCACCTGGGAAACCATCGTCGAACCCTGCACCGGTGTCTTTATCACTGGCGGCGACCAGGTGCGCCTCTGTGGCCTACTGGCCGATACTCCCCTCATTAACCTGGTGCGGCAGCGGGCCCAGCTGGGCGAAATCACCCTGGGCGGCACCAGCGCTGGAGCTGCTGTCATGGGCCACCACATGATCGCTGGGGGCGGCAGCGGTGAGTCGCCCAATCGGTCGCTGGTAGATATGGCAATCGGTCTGGGCTTTGTGCCCGAGGTGATTGTCGACCAGCACTTTCACAATCGCAACCGCATGGCCCGGCTGATGAGCGCCATGGCCATGCAGCCCAACCGTCTCGGGTTGGGCATTGACGAAGACACCTGTGCTCTATTTGAGAGCGACGGTAGCTTTCGGGTGATCGGCAAAGGAGTAATTGCCGTGGTCGACCCCAGCGATATGACCCATACCAACGAGCCCGACATTACCGCCTCCGACCCGCTCAGCATCCACGGGCTGCGGCTGCACCTGCTGGCCCACGGCGATCGCTTTGACGTTAACCACCGCAAAGTCTTAACTGTGGCCAAGAGCTAG
- the trmD gene encoding tRNA (guanosine(37)-N1)-methyltransferase TrmD has product MTTGISGASHLRVDVVSLFPDFFASPLESGLIGKALARQIAEVYLTNPRDFTTDKHHRVDDEPYGGGVGMLMKPDPIFAAVESLPVLPRREVILLTPQGEAMTQDLFRHLVTLDQLVLICGHYEGVDERVSHLLTREVSLGDFVLTCGEIPALALINGVVRLLPGTVGKTDSLRYESFETPLLDYPQYTRPASFRGWEVPEVLRSGNHEAIAQWRRQQQIERTQQRRPDLYERWVEECGE; this is encoded by the coding sequence ATGACAACTGGCATTTCGGGGGCTTCCCATCTGAGAGTAGATGTTGTCAGCCTGTTTCCAGACTTTTTTGCATCCCCTCTAGAGTCAGGGCTGATTGGTAAAGCCCTGGCCCGCCAAATTGCAGAAGTTTATCTTACCAATCCCAGGGACTTTACAACGGACAAGCACCACCGGGTCGATGACGAACCCTACGGCGGTGGCGTGGGCATGCTGATGAAGCCTGACCCCATCTTTGCGGCGGTAGAATCGCTGCCCGTGCTGCCCCGGCGCGAGGTGATTTTGCTCACCCCCCAGGGCGAGGCGATGACTCAAGACCTGTTTCGCCATCTCGTCACGCTCGATCAGCTGGTGCTGATCTGCGGCCACTACGAAGGGGTCGATGAGCGCGTCAGCCATCTGCTGACGCGGGAGGTTTCCCTAGGCGACTTTGTGCTCACCTGCGGCGAAATTCCGGCCCTGGCATTGATCAATGGCGTGGTGCGGCTGCTGCCGGGCACCGTGGGTAAAACTGACTCCCTGCGCTACGAGAGCTTTGAAACCCCACTGCTCGACTATCCCCAGTACACTCGCCCCGCCAGCTTTCGCGGCTGGGAGGTGCCGGAGGTGCTGCGATCGGGCAACCACGAGGCGATCGCCCAGTGGCGACGGCAGCAGCAGATTGAGCGTACACAGCAGCGGCGGCCCGATTTATATGAGCGGTGGGTGGAGGAGTGTGGGGAGTAG
- the ispF gene encoding 2-C-methyl-D-erythritol 2,4-cyclodiphosphate synthase: protein MGIRIGNGYDIHRLVEGRSLILGGVTIPHHLGLDGHSDADVLTHAIMDALLGALSLGDIGLYFPPGDPQWAGADSLKLLAQVNAMVQERGWQVSNIDSVVVAEQPKLKPHIEAMRSRLADQLGLAPDQVGVKATTNEKLGPVGRQEGIAAYAVALLTTAD from the coding sequence ATGGGGATCAGGATTGGCAACGGGTACGACATTCATCGGCTGGTGGAGGGGCGATCGCTCATACTGGGCGGCGTCACCATCCCGCATCACTTGGGGCTGGATGGCCACAGCGATGCTGATGTGCTGACCCACGCGATTATGGATGCGCTGCTGGGGGCGCTGAGTTTGGGCGACATCGGCCTCTACTTTCCGCCGGGAGACCCGCAGTGGGCAGGGGCCGACAGCCTAAAGCTGCTGGCGCAGGTGAATGCGATGGTGCAGGAGCGGGGTTGGCAGGTGAGCAACATTGACTCGGTGGTGGTGGCCGAGCAGCCTAAGCTAAAGCCCCACATCGAGGCGATGCGATCGCGCCTAGCGGATCAGCTGGGCTTGGCCCCCGATCAGGTAGGGGTTAAAGCAACCACTAACGAAAAACTTGGCCCCGTGGGACGCCAGGAGGGAATCGCCGCCTATGCCGTAGCGCTCCTAACGACTGCTGACTAA
- a CDS encoding phospholipid-binding protein codes for MTNVMQSLVATGHTIRGVCYAKSSYLNQAIAALSAIPPERVGLNGEYDYYGLAKRIKASYHSQVGRDAVKQITVKQRGSAVILSGQVDTLDLLDQLVNLALHTEGATHVEVHDVQVNVLELAQPARVA; via the coding sequence ATGACTAACGTCATGCAATCGCTGGTGGCAACGGGCCACACCATTCGTGGAGTTTGTTATGCCAAATCTAGCTATTTAAACCAGGCGATCGCAGCACTATCGGCCATTCCCCCCGAGCGGGTAGGTCTAAACGGCGAATACGATTACTACGGCTTGGCTAAGCGCATTAAGGCGAGCTACCACAGTCAGGTCGGGCGCGATGCTGTCAAGCAAATCACTGTCAAGCAGCGCGGCTCGGCTGTCATTCTCAGCGGCCAGGTAGACACCCTAGACCTGCTCGATCAGCTAGTTAATTTGGCGCTGCATACTGAAGGCGCAACCCACGTCGAAGTGCACGACGTGCAGGTTAACGTTCTAGAGCTAGCCCAGCCAGCGCGGGTAGCTTAA
- a CDS encoding carbohydrate ABC transporter permease, with translation MTASPHNPTGKPWPLNITVPQVAIPYLFLLPALAALGISVFWPALRAFYLSFTTFGVDLTAAPTWVGSANVQRLRTDPIFWQTVRNTLIYLAGVVPILTFAPLGLAILVNRQLRGIHWLRVAYYSPVVVSMVVAGIAWRWLYAETGLFNQVLKSLGLTENGIPWLTSPALALFSVMVVTVWKGLGYYMVIYLAGLQGIPQDLYEAAALDGSDGWRRHWDITLPLMRPYLVLVSVISAIAATKVFEEVYIMTQGGPRHSSKTVVYYIYEQAFQKLEISYACTIGLGLFLVILVLSALRLTVNDGSTPMA, from the coding sequence ATGACTGCATCTCCGCACAATCCAACGGGTAAACCCTGGCCGCTCAATATCACAGTTCCTCAGGTAGCGATCCCCTACCTATTTCTGCTGCCGGCACTGGCGGCACTGGGAATATCGGTATTTTGGCCTGCTCTTCGAGCCTTTTATCTCAGTTTCACCACCTTTGGAGTTGACCTGACGGCGGCCCCCACCTGGGTAGGCTCGGCCAATGTGCAGCGGCTGAGAACCGACCCAATTTTCTGGCAGACGGTACGCAATACCCTGATTTATCTAGCTGGAGTCGTGCCGATCTTGACCTTTGCGCCACTGGGATTGGCGATTTTAGTCAACCGGCAACTACGGGGCATTCACTGGCTGCGGGTAGCCTACTATTCTCCGGTGGTGGTGTCGATGGTGGTGGCAGGCATTGCCTGGCGCTGGCTCTACGCTGAGACCGGTCTGTTTAACCAAGTACTCAAATCTTTGGGACTGACGGAGAACGGTATTCCCTGGCTCACCAGCCCAGCCCTGGCGCTGTTTAGCGTCATGGTGGTGACGGTATGGAAGGGGCTGGGCTACTACATGGTGATCTATCTGGCGGGGCTCCAGGGCATTCCCCAAGACCTGTACGAGGCGGCGGCGCTGGATGGCTCTGACGGCTGGCGACGCCATTGGGATATTACGCTGCCGCTGATGCGGCCCTACCTGGTGCTGGTGAGTGTGATCTCGGCGATCGCCGCCACCAAAGTCTTTGAGGAGGTCTATATCATGACCCAGGGCGGACCGCGCCACAGCTCTAAAACCGTGGTCTACTACATCTACGAGCAGGCCTTCCAAAAGCTCGAAATTAGCTACGCCTGCACCATTGGGCTGGGGCTGTTCTTAGTCATTCTCGTGCTGTCTGCCCTGCGTCTGACAGTTAACGATGGCTCAACGCCTATGGCTTAA
- the cobQ gene encoding cobyric acid synthase CobQ → MRAIMVVGTASHVGKSLITTALCRILSRRGWRVAPFKGQNMALNSYVTANGGEMGYAQAVQAWAAGVPPQVEMNPILLKPQGDMTSQVILKGRAVGRTTAMQYYENFFDQGWQAIQESLTRLSQDFDFLVCEGAGSPVEVNLKHRDLTNMRIAKHLNAPTVLVADIDRGGVFAHIIGTLELMDPEERALVKGIIINKFRGQREVLEPGLAWLKERTGIPVLGVVPWVENALPAEDSLSLLDRTPGSKKQADITIAVIRLPRISNFTDFDPLEAEPNVRVVYLSPKEKLSYPDAVIIPGTKTTIADLLILQRTGMAEEIQNYVAAGGTVMGVCGGFQMMGQFLADPEGIEGHEGRFPGLDLFPLRTVITQQKIARQRTVSSRFPQEGLPVSGYELHQGRTQLLLSEGQDEKGTKFEFLFEDRSLGVVDVSQSLWGTYLHGIFDNGPWRRAWLNRLRQQRGLGSLPTGIPNYREQREAILNELTEAVSEHLDLTPLLG, encoded by the coding sequence ATGAGAGCAATCATGGTAGTGGGAACAGCCTCCCACGTGGGTAAATCATTGATTACCACGGCCCTTTGCCGCATTCTCAGCCGTCGGGGCTGGCGGGTCGCCCCCTTCAAAGGGCAAAACATGGCCCTCAACTCCTACGTCACCGCCAACGGTGGTGAAATGGGCTATGCCCAGGCAGTGCAGGCCTGGGCCGCAGGCGTGCCCCCCCAGGTAGAGATGAACCCTATTCTGCTCAAGCCCCAGGGCGACATGACCTCCCAGGTCATTCTCAAGGGCCGAGCCGTGGGGCGCACCACCGCTATGCAGTACTACGAAAACTTTTTTGACCAGGGCTGGCAGGCCATTCAGGAAAGTCTCACTCGCCTCAGCCAAGACTTCGACTTTTTGGTTTGCGAAGGGGCCGGTAGCCCGGTGGAGGTCAACCTCAAACACCGCGACCTCACCAACATGCGCATCGCCAAGCACCTCAACGCCCCCACTGTGCTGGTGGCCGACATCGATCGCGGCGGCGTGTTTGCCCACATCATTGGCACCCTAGAGCTGATGGATCCTGAGGAGCGCGCCCTAGTCAAAGGGATCATCATCAACAAATTTCGCGGCCAGCGCGAGGTGCTTGAGCCCGGTCTAGCCTGGCTCAAAGAGCGCACCGGCATCCCCGTCCTCGGCGTGGTGCCCTGGGTTGAAAATGCCCTCCCTGCCGAAGACTCCCTCAGCCTGCTCGATCGCACCCCCGGCAGCAAAAAACAGGCCGACATCACCATCGCCGTCATTCGACTGCCGCGCATCTCTAACTTCACCGACTTCGACCCGCTGGAGGCCGAGCCAAACGTGCGGGTGGTTTATCTCAGCCCCAAAGAGAAACTCAGCTACCCCGATGCGGTGATCATCCCCGGCACCAAGACCACCATTGCCGACCTACTGATTTTGCAGCGCACCGGCATGGCCGAAGAAATCCAAAACTATGTCGCTGCAGGGGGCACGGTGATGGGCGTCTGCGGCGGCTTCCAAATGATGGGCCAGTTCTTAGCCGATCCTGAAGGCATTGAGGGCCATGAAGGCCGCTTCCCCGGTCTCGATCTATTCCCGCTGAGAACAGTTATTACCCAGCAAAAGATCGCCCGCCAGCGCACCGTCAGCTCCCGATTTCCCCAGGAGGGGCTACCGGTGTCGGGCTACGAGCTGCACCAGGGCCGCACCCAGCTCCTCCTCTCCGAGGGGCAAGACGAAAAGGGCACCAAGTTCGAGTTCCTATTTGAAGACCGCAGTTTAGGCGTAGTCGATGTCAGTCAGTCGCTGTGGGGCACCTACCTGCACGGCATCTTCGACAACGGCCCCTGGCGGCGGGCTTGGCTCAACCGTCTGCGCCAGCAGCGGGGTCTAGGGTCACTGCCCACCGGCATCCCCAACTACCGCGAACAGCGCGAGGCCATTCTCAATGAACTCACCGAGGCAGTAAGCGAACATTTGGATTTAACACCGCTGCTGGGATAA
- a CDS encoding Npun_F0494 family protein encodes MAPVESDYAIALCYPRRSLKRAERAFRCSSFRLDLLADMRSQSISIRQVSGPAGVKSRYSRRNLAELQAENEMMWLIAVGILRREVDGQGLTDSFRLTPMGRQVFEHLSPLSPAQYRPTLGDHLYNAWCRWVRWPF; translated from the coding sequence ATGGCCCCAGTTGAGTCTGATTACGCCATTGCCCTTTGCTATCCCCGGCGATCGCTCAAGCGGGCCGAACGCGCCTTTCGGTGCTCTTCTTTTCGGTTAGATCTGCTAGCGGATATGCGATCGCAGAGCATTTCCATTCGCCAGGTGAGTGGACCAGCCGGGGTTAAAAGCCGCTATAGCCGTCGAAATCTAGCCGAGCTTCAGGCCGAAAACGAGATGATGTGGCTGATTGCCGTGGGCATCTTGCGCCGCGAAGTCGATGGCCAGGGCCTCACCGACAGCTTTCGTCTCACCCCCATGGGGCGGCAGGTGTTTGAGCACCTATCTCCCCTGAGTCCGGCCCAGTATCGCCCCACCCTAGGCGATCATCTTTATAATGCATGGTGCCGGTGGGTGCGCTGGCCCTTCTAG
- the glnT gene encoding type III glutamate--ammonia ligase translates to MAHPLTPEIEALKSSLEHKGVKYALASYVDIHGMGKAKMVPLAHLGQMMAGSELFTGAALDGVPQEISDEEVAAMPDPASATVLPWKPEVAWFASDLYLKGQPFEACCRTILKQMLAKAAAMGFTFNLGIETEFFMLKENADGSFGPVSDRDHLAKPCYDLPSLLDNAPWLSELVEYMNQLGWDVYSFDHEDANGQFETDFAYSDALTMADRLTFFRLMVKEIARKYGYFASFMPKPFGDRTGSGAHYNMSLADIQTGQNLFEDPDDPRGCKLSKLGYQFIAGVLRHAKAICAVTCPTVNSYKRLLRQGSMSGFTWAPVYICYGNNNRTNMLRIPLAGGRVECRAADIATNPYLGAAMILAAGLEGIAEGIDPGDPHTENMYNYSLADLQAMGIDMLPRTLQEAIDAFEADSLSQAVMGPLMYQTYIDFRRREWEEYHTHISDWEIKRYLKFF, encoded by the coding sequence ATGGCCCACCCGCTAACTCCTGAAATCGAAGCGCTGAAATCCTCTTTGGAGCATAAAGGTGTCAAGTACGCCCTGGCCAGCTATGTGGATATCCACGGCATGGGCAAGGCCAAAATGGTGCCTCTGGCTCACTTGGGCCAAATGATGGCGGGTTCAGAGCTGTTTACCGGCGCGGCCCTCGATGGGGTGCCCCAGGAGATTAGCGATGAGGAAGTGGCGGCGATGCCCGACCCGGCCTCGGCCACGGTGCTGCCCTGGAAGCCCGAAGTCGCCTGGTTTGCCAGCGATCTCTACCTCAAGGGACAACCCTTTGAGGCCTGCTGCCGCACCATTCTCAAGCAAATGCTGGCCAAGGCAGCGGCGATGGGGTTTACCTTTAACCTGGGCATCGAGACCGAGTTTTTCATGCTCAAGGAAAACGCTGACGGTAGCTTTGGGCCGGTGAGCGATCGCGACCACCTTGCCAAACCCTGCTACGACCTACCCAGCCTGCTCGACAACGCCCCCTGGCTGAGCGAACTGGTGGAATACATGAACCAGCTCGGTTGGGATGTCTATTCCTTTGACCACGAAGACGCCAACGGCCAGTTTGAGACCGACTTTGCCTACAGCGACGCCCTGACCATGGCCGATCGCCTCACCTTCTTTCGGCTGATGGTGAAGGAGATCGCCCGCAAATACGGCTATTTCGCCAGCTTTATGCCCAAGCCCTTCGGCGATCGCACCGGTAGCGGCGCCCACTACAACATGTCTTTGGCCGATATCCAGACCGGGCAAAACCTGTTTGAAGACCCGGACGACCCACGCGGCTGCAAGCTCTCTAAGCTGGGCTACCAGTTTATTGCTGGGGTGCTGCGCCACGCCAAGGCGATCTGCGCCGTCACCTGCCCCACGGTCAACAGCTACAAGCGGCTGCTGCGCCAGGGCAGCATGTCGGGCTTTACCTGGGCCCCGGTTTACATCTGCTACGGCAACAACAACCGCACCAACATGCTGCGCATTCCCCTGGCGGGAGGCCGGGTCGAGTGCCGCGCTGCCGATATTGCCACCAACCCGTATCTGGGGGCCGCAATGATTCTCGCCGCCGGGCTAGAGGGCATTGCTGAGGGGATTGATCCCGGTGACCCCCACACCGAAAACATGTACAACTACTCCCTAGCTGACCTGCAGGCGATGGGCATCGACATGCTGCCTCGCACGCTGCAAGAGGCGATCGACGCCTTTGAGGCCGACTCGCTCAGCCAGGCCGTGATGGGGCCGCTGATGTACCAGACCTACATTGATTTTCGCCGTCGGGAATGGGAGGAGTACCACACCCACATTTCTGACTGGGAAATTAAGCGGTATCTCAAGTTTTTCTAG
- a CDS encoding ABC transporter substrate-binding protein gives MKRRTFLPTLFAFFCSLLITVSCAQNAPQADAPADAPATATAGEPIKLGYSSWAGWWPWAIAEEEGLFEKNGANVELIWFDGYLESIQSLAAGQLDANSQTLNDTISFAGDAVNGMVAVLVNDNSAGNDKVIGAEGIDTVADLAGKTVALEEGVVGDFLLSLALEDAGLTRDAVEIKNLETGAAATAFAAEQVDGFAGWVPFWETALSREGSKELASSADFPGAIPDLLVVTQKLIDSRPDQVQALVNTWFDILAFIEENPERANEIMAKRASVSDTEFEKYTEGTKIFTLDENLEAFSAGGDDMKYMPYASQKMAEFMVELKFIPEAPDLEAILDDQFIKAYTAKK, from the coding sequence ATGAAACGACGTACCTTTTTACCCACGCTGTTTGCCTTTTTTTGCAGCCTGCTGATTACCGTTAGCTGTGCTCAAAACGCGCCCCAGGCCGATGCCCCCGCCGATGCCCCTGCGACTGCTACAGCGGGGGAACCCATAAAGCTCGGCTACAGCAGCTGGGCGGGCTGGTGGCCCTGGGCGATCGCCGAAGAAGAGGGCCTATTCGAAAAGAATGGGGCCAACGTCGAGCTGATCTGGTTTGACGGCTACCTAGAATCAATTCAATCCCTAGCCGCCGGGCAGCTCGATGCCAACAGCCAAACCCTCAACGACACCATCTCCTTCGCAGGGGATGCCGTCAACGGCATGGTGGCGGTGTTGGTCAACGACAACTCTGCCGGTAACGACAAGGTGATTGGGGCTGAGGGCATCGACACCGTCGCCGATCTGGCTGGCAAAACCGTTGCCCTAGAAGAGGGCGTAGTGGGTGACTTTTTGCTCAGCCTGGCCCTCGAAGATGCTGGCCTAACCCGCGACGCTGTAGAAATTAAAAATCTTGAAACCGGGGCTGCGGCCACGGCCTTTGCTGCCGAGCAGGTAGATGGCTTTGCGGGTTGGGTACCCTTCTGGGAAACGGCGCTTTCGCGCGAAGGCAGCAAAGAGCTGGCGAGCTCGGCAGATTTCCCAGGCGCGATTCCTGACCTGCTGGTAGTGACCCAAAAGCTGATCGACAGCCGCCCCGACCAGGTGCAAGCCTTGGTGAATACCTGGTTCGACATTTTGGCCTTTATTGAGGAAAACCCTGAGCGGGCCAACGAGATTATGGCAAAGCGAGCCAGCGTCAGCGACACCGAGTTTGAGAAGTATACCGAGGGCACCAAAATCTTCACCCTAGACGAAAACTTAGAAGCCTTTAGCGCAGGCGGTGATGACATGAAGTACATGCCCTACGCCTCTCAGAAAATGGCCGAATTCATGGTGGAGCTTAAGTTTATCCCCGAGGCCCCCGACCTAGAGGCTATTCTCGATGACCAATTTATTAAGGCCTATACCGCCAAGAAGTAG
- a CDS encoding ABC transporter permease, whose amino-acid sequence MKPSVFWRLADDIPKPMSTALMVLSIAVPFALWWIVASLDLVNDKFLPSPIQVAQALGRLWTDGFLLEDTAASIMRVTVGFLLAALVSIPIGIAMGAFASVRSLLEPIVGVVRYMPAPAFIPLLLIYLGLGEAPKIALIFMGTVFFNILMIMDAVKFVPKALLETTYTLGGQRRQALFQVITPYVVPNIIDTFRINIATSWNLVVVAELVAAENGLGKRIVLAQKFFNTDEIFACLIILGVIGFALDLSLRGLMKATCKWAID is encoded by the coding sequence ATGAAGCCTAGTGTCTTTTGGCGACTGGCCGACGACATTCCCAAACCGATGAGCACGGCGCTGATGGTGCTCTCCATTGCGGTGCCCTTTGCTCTGTGGTGGATAGTGGCTAGCCTGGATCTGGTGAATGACAAGTTTTTGCCGTCGCCGATTCAGGTGGCTCAAGCGCTAGGGCGGCTGTGGACGGATGGCTTTCTGCTGGAAGATACCGCCGCCAGCATTATGCGGGTGACTGTGGGCTTTTTGCTGGCAGCGCTGGTGTCGATCCCCATCGGCATTGCCATGGGAGCCTTTGCTAGCGTGCGATCGCTGCTCGAACCCATTGTTGGCGTGGTGCGCTATATGCCCGCCCCCGCCTTCATTCCGCTGCTGCTGATCTATCTGGGCCTGGGCGAAGCACCCAAAATCGCCCTGATCTTTATGGGCACCGTGTTCTTCAACATCCTGATGATCATGGATGCGGTGAAGTTTGTGCCCAAGGCCCTGCTCGAAACCACCTACACCCTAGGCGGGCAGCGGCGGCAGGCGCTGTTTCAGGTGATTACGCCCTACGTGGTGCCCAACATTATCGACACCTTTCGCATCAACATTGCCACCTCCTGGAACCTGGTGGTAGTGGCGGAGCTGGTGGCGGCAGAAAACGGCCTGGGCAAACGGATTGTGCTGGCCCAAAAGTTTTTCAACACCGATGAAATCTTTGCCTGCCTGATCATTCTGGGCGTAATCGGCTTTGCCCTAGATTTGTCATTGCGAGGGTTGATGAAAGCCACTTGTAAATGGGCGATAGATTGA